From the genome of Eucalyptus grandis isolate ANBG69807.140 chromosome 2, ASM1654582v1, whole genome shotgun sequence, one region includes:
- the LOC104418814 gene encoding transcription initiation factor IIB-2, whose amino-acid sequence MADTFCRDCNKQTEVVFDHAAGDTICSECGLVLEAHSIDETSEWRTFANESNDNDPVRVGGPYNPLLTDGGLSTVISKPNGSSGEFLNSSLGKWQGRGANPDRNLIQAFKSIAIMSDRLGLVTTIKDRANEIYKKVEDQKPLKGRNLDAILAACLYIACRQENKPRTVKEICSVANNATKKEIGRAKEFIVKLLEGEMGQSVEMGAIHAADYMRRFCSNLGMTNQEVKAAQEVVLKSEELDIRRSPISIAAAVIHIITMLSNDKKPLKDISVATRVAEGTIKNSYKDLYPHLSKIIPSWFAKEEDLKHLPNP is encoded by the exons ATGGCGGACACGTTCTGCAGGGACTGCAACAAGCAGACGGAGGTGGTGTTCGACCACGCGGCGGGGGACACCATCTGCTCGGAGTGCGGCCTCGTGCTGGAGGCGCACTCCATCGACGAGACCTCCGAGTGGCGCACCTTCGCCAACGAGTCCAACGACAACGACCCCGTCCGCGTCGGCGGGCCCTACAACCCGCTCCTCACCGACGGCGGCCTCTCCACCGTCATCTCCAAGCCCAACGGCTCCTCCGGCGAGTTCCTCAACTCCTCCCTCGGCAAGTGGCAGGGCCGCGGCGCCAACCCCGACCGCAACCTCATCCAGGCCTTCAAGTCCATCGCCATCATGTCCGATAG GTTGGGACTCGTGACGACGATAAAG GACCGAGCGAATGAGATATACAAGAAGGTAGAAGATCAGAAACCTCTGAAAGGTCGAAATCTAGACGCGATATTGGCTGCGTGCCTCTATATTGCTTGTAGGCAAGAGAACAAACCTCGTACAGTGAAAG AAATATGCTCTGTCGCCAATAATGCTACGAAAAAGGAAATTGGCCGAGCAAAAGAGTTCATAGTAAAGCTGTTGGAGGGTGAGATGGGTCAATCTGTAGAAATGGGAGCCATACATGCTGCAGATTACATG AGACGTTTTTGCTCCAATCTTGGAATGACGAATCAAGAAGTCAAGGCTGCCCAGGAAGTTGTCCTGAAGTCTGAAGAGCTTGACATAAG GAGGAGCCCTATATCCATCGCAGCAGCTGTTATCCACATCATAACTATGCTGTCTAATGACAAAAAGCCTCTTAAAG ATATTTCAGTGGCTACTAGAGTAGCCGAAGGGACTATTAAGAATTCCTACAAGGATCTTTATCCTCATCTGTCAAAGATAATTCCCAGCTGGTTTGCCAAGGAGGAGGACCTCAAGCACCTCCCCAACCCTTAA
- the LOC104418756 gene encoding germin-like protein subfamily T member 2, giving the protein MLLTHPDPDSLQDFCVGDLKAAITINGFPCKPASEVTPDDFFFDGLSKEGNTSNRYAWSLTPGNVLSFPGLNTLGISMNRVDFAPGGLNPPHSHPRATESGVVIKGRLLVGFTTTSNVFHSKVLTAGQMFVVPKGLVHFQKNVGKGKALIFTAFNSHLPGSAVLPMTLFGATPAIPNDVLTQAFQVEEEVVNEMKAKFST; this is encoded by the exons ATGCTTTTAACCCACC CCGATCCGGACTCGTTACAGGACTTCTGCGTCGGAGACTTGAAGGCTGCCATAACTATTAATGGCTTCCCCTGCAAACCTGCCTCAGAAGTAACCCCAGATGACTTCTTCTTTGATGGCCTGAGCAAAGAAGGCAATACAAGCAATCGATATGCTTGGAGCCTGACTCCTGGAAACGTCCTCAGCTTTCCGGGGTTGAACACGCTGGGGATTTCGATGAACCGCGTCGATTTCGCTCCTGGCGGACTTAATCCGCCCCACTCGCACCCTCGTGCGACCGAGTCCGGGGTCGTCATCAAGGGGAGGCTCCTTGTCGGATTCACGACCACCAGTAACGTGTTCCACTCCAAAGTGCTCACCGCGGGTCAGATGTTTGTGGTTCCAAAAGGGTTGGTGCACTTCCAGAAAAATGTTGGGAAAGGGAAGGCCCTTATCTTCACAGCCTTCAACAGTCACTTACCCGGGTCGGCGGTTCTTCCTATGACACTATTTGGCGCGACACCCGCCATCCCAAACGATGTCTTGACGCAggcttttcaagttgaagaagaggtGGTCAATGAGATGAAAGCCAAGTTCAGCACTTGA
- the LOC104418745 gene encoding 5-formyltetrahydrofolate cyclo-ligase, mitochondrial: MLACDKLTTRSRVAPMTHARTLASSVASRSLSSLARVLVQRPSAGALRAAARTKMSEPGSESQERDQLESTFKQKKILRTQVRRALRSMDPLQRSQEDETIQSLVLDAPWFKSSQSLCAYISCSALREVDTSKILSQILQNSAKDGHIQMKKKLYVPRVEDKNSHMRMLNISSVNDMIANSMDILEPAALDADGNEREDVMQADDPVDLFLLPGLAFDGSGRRLGRGGGYYDTFLRNYQELAHARNWKKPLLVALSYSPQILEKGVIPVTPDDIPVDALVSPSGVIPISPAALDRMKI, from the exons atgctcgCTTGCGATAAGTTAACTACTCGGAGTCGGGTGGCACCGATGACCCACGCGCGCACGTTGGCATCGTCCGTCGCTTCGAGATCGCTCTCCTCCTTGGCTCGCGTCCTCGTCCAGCGCCCCTCCGCCGGCGCCCTGCGCGCCGCCGCACGGACCAAGATGAGCGAACCCGGCAGCGAAAGCCAAGAAAGGGACCAGCTTGAGTCCACATTCAAGCAGAAAAAGATCCTCCGTACCCAAGTCCGGAGGGCCCTCAGATCCATGGACCCGCTTCAGAGATCTCAGGAGG ATGAGACAATCCAGAGTCTTGTGCTAGATGCTCCATGGTTCAAATCTAGTCAGAGTTTGTGCGCATATATCAGCTGCAGTGCCCTACGGGAAGTAGATACCTCGAAAATTCTCtcacaaattttgcaaaattcggCCAAAG ATGGCCACATacagatgaagaagaagctttatGTGCCACGCGTGGAAGACAAAAACAGCCACATGAGAATGCTCAACATCTCAAGTGTCAACGATATGATCGCAAACTCAATGGACATATTAGAACCTGCTGCGCTAGATGCTGATGGAAATGAACGTGAAGATG TCATGCAGGCAGATGATCCTGTTGACTTGTTCCTTTTACCTG GACTCGCATTTGACGGATCTGGAAGACGCTTGGGCCGAGGTGGAGG GTATTATGACACTTTCCTGAGAAACTACCAAGAGCTTGCACATGCTCGGAACTGGAAGAAACCCCTCCTCG TTGCCTTGTCATACTCTCCACAGATTTTGGAGAAAGGAGTCATACCAGTCACTCCAGACGACATCCCAGTAGATGCTCTCGTCTCCCCCTCTGGTGTGATTCCCATAAGCCCTGCAGCTTTGGACAG AATGAAGATTTGA
- the LOC104418780 gene encoding uncharacterized protein LOC104418780, with protein MAHHAKHRRDLAAAELQARTQPTVRKHPKQALIAAAAAARAVMVEDHPDPTVPSRPLDVPRIAVSQKPAANASYAACKDKFLQAMALNKSADFEATKFSPCSVAARQGKGNQEVGRRGRKTKGDCAAKVKKSAGEGGAVEKEESKVKASRDGIDAVKFASLSLEEKESRKGPEEGADGGRRNSTSSAVAAASGRRRRSFGGVEVELSDVFASSGVRVVAVDMPPFMQIHAVECARKASDSLEKFSCRALASTLKKEFDGVYGPAWHCIVGTSFGSFVTHSVGGFMYFSMDQKMYVLLFKTTVQRAD; from the exons ATGGCGCACCACGCCAAGCACCGGCGCGATTTGGCAGCGGCGGAGCTCCAGGCCCGGACCCAACCCACCGTCAGGAAGCACCCGAAGCAGGCCCTcatcgctgccgccgccgccgccagagCCGTGATGGTCGAAGACCACCCAGATCCCACCGTCCCCTCCAGGCCCCTCGACGTGCCCAGGATCGCGGTTTCCCAGAAGCCCGCCGCCAATGCGAGCTACGCGGCGTGTAAAGACAAGTTCTTGCAAGCCATGGCCTTGAATAAATCTGCAGACTTTGAGGCTACCAAGTTCTCTCCTTGCTCGGTCGCCGCCAGGCAAGGGAAGGGGAATCAAGAAGTGGGGAGGCGTGGGAGGAAGACGAAGGGCGATTGCGCGGCGAAGGTGAAGAAGTCGGCCGGGGAAGGTGGGGCGGTCGAGAAGGAGGAGAGCAAGGTGAAGGCGTCTCGAGATGGGATCGACGCGGTCAAGTTCGCGTCTCTGTCGTTGGAGGAGAAGGAGTCGAGGAAGGGCCCCGAAGAGGGTGCGGATGGCGGGAGGAGGAATTCGACGTcctcggcggtggcggcggcgagcggcaGGAGGAGGCGGTCCTTCGGCGGCGTGGAGGTTGAGCTGAGCGATGTGTTCGCCAGCAGCGGAGTGAGAGTTGTTGCGGTCGACATGCCGCCCTTTATGCAGATTCATGCCGTGGAGTGTGCGAGGAAGGCCTCCGATAGCCTCGAGAAGTTCAGCTGCAGGGCGCTTGCTTCCACCCTCAAGAAG GAGTTTGATGGGGTGTACGGACCTGCTTGGCACTGCATTGTGGGGACAAGCTTTGGGTCTTTTGTGACGCACTCGGTAGGGGGGTTCATGTACTTCTCAATGGATCAAAAGATGTATGTCCTCTTGTTTAAAACTACAGTACAGAGAGCAGATTGA
- the LOC104418728 gene encoding polynucleotide 5'-hydroxyl-kinase NOL9 isoform X1: MAEAEAPSPAIYIPEEWSEAAAAIARGSSAAASPPPVALICGAKNCGKTTFSRHLLNVLLRRYKRVAYLDTDVGQPEFTPPGFLSLTIVDKLTPVDLTIPCLKTPERCFFFGDVSAKRDPAAYLKCIYALYDYLREGHRSLNSKEDPAIVGLPLVVNTPGWVKGVGFDVLVKTLRYISPTHVVKINISAESKNLPPGHFWLDEDYDESVHLIEIKSARQDSFNRSVLTQKDARLLRDMRITAYFRQCFPSSSNITKIKELAHALASHPPYEVPISAIKIKHLHCQVPSTDVFYSLNASIVGLAISSNEPDDLPSSVGLGIVRGIDLLKGSIYVITPVPLKMLEKVDLFLQGFIQIPTSLLQVQGYMSPYMSTDVLPTS; this comes from the exons ATGGCGGAAGCGGAAGCCCCCTCGCCGGCCATATACATACCCGAGGAGTGGTCggaggccgccgccgccatcgcccgcggctcctccgccgccgcctcgccgccgccggtcgctcTCATCTGCGGCGCCAAGAACTGCGGCAAGACCACCTTCTCCCGCCACCTCCTCAACGTCCTCCTCCGCAG ATATAAAAGAGTAGCTTATTTGGATACGGATGTTGGGCAGCCAGAATTCACTCCCCCTGGGTTTCTCTCTCTTACCATAGTTGACAAACTGACACCAG TAGATTTGACAATTCCCTGCTTGAAGACACCTGAGAG ATGCTTTTTCTTTGGAGATGTTTCTGCAAAAAGGGATCCTGCAGCATATTTGAAGTGTATATATGCTCTCTATGATTACTTACGTGAGGGGCACCGGAGTTTGAACAGCAAAGAAGACCCTGCCATAGTTGGATTGCCCCTTGTCGTCAATACGCCCGGCTGGGTCAAAG GTGTTGGTTTTGATGTACTGGTCAAGACGTTGAGATATATCTCTCCTACACACGTAGTTAAAATAAACATCTCGGCTGAGAGCAAGAATCTACCACCTGGGCATTTCTGGTTAGATGAGGATTACGACGAAAGTGTTCATTTAATAGAGATCAAGTCGGCTCGGCAGGATTCTTTCAATAGATC GGTTCTCACACAAAAAGATGCACGGCTTTTACGAGATATGAGGATAACTGCTTATTTCAGGCAGTGCTTCCCCAGTAGCTCAAATATTACCAAAATAAAGGAACTTGCACATGCATTGGCCTCTCATCCCCCTTATGAAGTTCCAATTTCTGCCATCAAGATAAAGCATCTACACTGCCAG GTCCCAAGTACTGATGTATTTTATAGCTTGAATGCATCCATTGTCGGCTTGGCAATTAGCTCCAACGAACCTGATGATTTGCCTTCTTCTGTAGGTCTTG GTATCGTAAGAGGTATTGACTTGTTGAAAGGATCTATTTATGTGATCACCCCTGTTCCTTTGAAGATGCTGGAGAAGGTTGATCTATTTCTGCAGGGCTTCATTCAAATACCTACGAGTCTGTTGCAG GTACAAGGATACATGTCCCCATACATGTCTACAGATGTTTTACCCACAAGCTAG
- the LOC104418764 gene encoding transcription factor bHLH79 isoform X1, producing the protein MDAPLVNASSFSAANPSAYSLAEIWPLGGDTGIVGPGLRAGNLDGSVEESTVTEQSGSGRRRRRMKDASSEDESSKMVSSSCVVGSDLNNSNGAKRAKIAGSRDENGSSKAEVEANSVACNKSSAEQSAKPSEPPKQDYIHVRARRGQATDSHSLAERARREKISERMKTLQDLVPGCNKIIGKALVLDEIINYIQSLQHQVEFLSMKLEAVNSRMDMSPAVEGFVPKDLMSQHFDGTGMMFASQAARDYLQGSQAQPDWLHMQTGGGFKRET; encoded by the exons ATGGACGCGCCGCTGGTCAACGCGTCCTCCTTCTCCGCCGCCAACCCCTCCGCCTACAGCTTGGCCGAGATTTGGCCCCTCGGCGGGGACACCGGCATTGTCGGGCCGGGCCTCCGGGCCGGGAACCTCGACGGGTCGGTGGAGGAGTCCACGGTGACGGAGCAGAGCGGcagcgggaggaggaggaggaggatgaaggACGCGAGCTCCGAGGACGAGTCGTCCAAGATGGTGTCCTCGAGCTGCGTCGTGGGCAGTGATTTG AACAATTCGAATGGTGCCAAACGCGCGAAGATAGCCGGATCCCGTGATGAAAATGGCAGTTCCAAAGCTGAAGTAGAGGCGAATTCTGTTGCTTGTAATAAATCGTCAGCGGAACAGAGTGCTAAACCGTCTGAGCCACCAAAGCAAGACTACATACATGTGAGGGCGAGGAGGGGCCAAGCGACGGACAGTCACAGCTTAGCAGAAAGA GCTAGGAGAGAGAAGATTAGTGAGAGGATGAAAACTCTTCAAGATTTGGTCCCTGGTTGCAATAAG ATCATTGGAAAGGCACTGGTTCTCGATGAGATTATCAATTATATCCAATCATTGCAGCACCAGGTTGAG TTCTTGTCGATGAAGCTCGAAGCAGTCAATTCAAGGATGGACATGAGCCCAGCAGTGGAAGGCTTTGTTCCCAAAGAT CTCATGTCACAGCATTTTGACGGTACTGGGATGATGTTTGCCTCACAAGCAGCGAGGGATTACCTGCAAGGATCACAAGCACAACCGGATTGGCTTCATATGCAGACCGGTGGCGGATTTAAGAGAGAGACATGA
- the LOC104418789 gene encoding uncharacterized protein LOC104418789 produces MVAISLYRGNLHRVPDVPRRWLMPDRGISPKDFKSLLHRRSRALSRAAPSAAPETTAPDLGPGPGGLLDGGRPPVEAEVERGGGGAESCGEGTSKGVVAAEVKEEADDHREAIDGANRSPEAKPDWVGKSAEGDGGGQVSAAEKAEEPVNNAAQDADKVDAPTTDREKRKKVVEEKLQTLNAKKHSLVLVLKQILNAEEELKRRGTQGMVARPSGPLHVDVMNDSGSMTRLNTPRMGCEAHFGGDMEGGEADDASNHIMPSRPMLRMSSVSPSPESPLRRPALSQHIPVLYPSRSSLAVGGSPSRFAPPAPQAHLANLPAVSVSGTNYFASSPSPAASGGTSAFKDARLPSPWN; encoded by the exons ATGGTGGCGATTTCTCTGTACAGAGGGAACCTCCACCGCGTGCCCGACGTCCCTCGCCGATGGCTCATGCCCGACCGCGGCATCTCCCCCAAGGACTTCAAATCCCTCCTCCACCGCCGCTCCCGAGCCCTCTCTCGCGCCGCCCCCTCCGCCGCGCCGGAGACGACGGCTCCCGACCTCGGTCCCGGCCCCGGCGGCCTCCTCGACGGCGGCCGGCCTCCGGTCGAGGCTGAGgtggagagaggaggaggaggcgccGAGTCTTGCGGCGAGGGGACTTCGAAGGGCGTCGTCGCCGCGGAGGTGAAGGAAGAGGCTGATGATCATAGAGAGGCGATCGACGGTGCGAATCGCTCGCCGGAAGCGAAGCCTGATTGGGTGGGCAAGTCCGCCGAGGGCGATGGAGGTGGTCAGGTCTCGGCTGCCGAGAAGGCGGAGGAGCCGGTCAACAATGCGGCCCAG GATGCTGATAAAGTCGATGCGCCGACGACCGacagagagaaaaggaagaaggttgtTGAGGAGAAGTTGCAAACTTTGAATGCCAAGAAACATAGCTTAGTGCTAGTTCTGAAGCAG ATCTTGAATGCAGAAGAGGAATTGAAGAGGAGGGGCACGCAAGGAATGGTTGCTCGGCCATCTGGTCCGCTTCATGTGGATGTTATGAATGACTCTGGCTCGATGACCAGACTTAATACTCCTAGAATGGGCTGCGAGGCCCATTTTGGCGGTGATATGGAAGGGGGAGAAGCAGATGATGCCTCGAACCATATCATGCCTTCTCGGCCGATGCTTCGTATGAGCAGCGTGTCACCATCTCCAGAGTCCCCTCTTAGGAGGCCTGCCTTGTCGCAGCACATTCCG GTTCTGTATCCCTCACGATCAAGCTTAGCTGTTGGTGGTAGTCCATCCCGCTTTGCTCCTCCAGCTCCCCAAGCTCATTTAGCGAATCTTCCTGCAGTTTCTGTCTCAGGAACAAATTATTTCGCATCCTCACCATCTCCAGCAGCATCTGGTGGCACTTCGGCTTTCAAGGATGCTCGACTACCTAGTCCGTGGAATTAG
- the LOC104418764 gene encoding transcription factor bHLH79 isoform X2, protein MDAPLVNASSFSAANPSAYSLAEIWPLGGDTGIVGPGLRAGNLDGSVEESTVTEQSGSGRRRRRMKDASSEDESSKMVSSSCVVGSDLNNSNGAKRAKIAGSRDENGSSKAEVEANSVACNKSSAEQSAKPSEPPKQDYIHVRARRGQATDSHSLAERARREKISERMKTLQDLVPGCNKIIGKALVLDEIINYIQSLQHQVEFLSMKLEAVNSRMDMSPAVEGFVPKDHFDGTGMMFASQAARDYLQGSQAQPDWLHMQTGGGFKRET, encoded by the exons ATGGACGCGCCGCTGGTCAACGCGTCCTCCTTCTCCGCCGCCAACCCCTCCGCCTACAGCTTGGCCGAGATTTGGCCCCTCGGCGGGGACACCGGCATTGTCGGGCCGGGCCTCCGGGCCGGGAACCTCGACGGGTCGGTGGAGGAGTCCACGGTGACGGAGCAGAGCGGcagcgggaggaggaggaggaggatgaaggACGCGAGCTCCGAGGACGAGTCGTCCAAGATGGTGTCCTCGAGCTGCGTCGTGGGCAGTGATTTG AACAATTCGAATGGTGCCAAACGCGCGAAGATAGCCGGATCCCGTGATGAAAATGGCAGTTCCAAAGCTGAAGTAGAGGCGAATTCTGTTGCTTGTAATAAATCGTCAGCGGAACAGAGTGCTAAACCGTCTGAGCCACCAAAGCAAGACTACATACATGTGAGGGCGAGGAGGGGCCAAGCGACGGACAGTCACAGCTTAGCAGAAAGA GCTAGGAGAGAGAAGATTAGTGAGAGGATGAAAACTCTTCAAGATTTGGTCCCTGGTTGCAATAAG ATCATTGGAAAGGCACTGGTTCTCGATGAGATTATCAATTATATCCAATCATTGCAGCACCAGGTTGAG TTCTTGTCGATGAAGCTCGAAGCAGTCAATTCAAGGATGGACATGAGCCCAGCAGTGGAAGGCTTTGTTCCCAAAGAT CATTTTGACGGTACTGGGATGATGTTTGCCTCACAAGCAGCGAGGGATTACCTGCAAGGATCACAAGCACAACCGGATTGGCTTCATATGCAGACCGGTGGCGGATTTAAGAGAGAGACATGA
- the LOC104418736 gene encoding probable myosin-binding protein 5 — translation MAKRSFKCFVEQELGKFPLFVIYAMLEWLLIIMLFVDGLVAFAANEFARFFEMRVPCLLCTRIDHVLVRRTPDFYYNDSVCEAHKKEVSSLAYCHVHKRLSDIRKMCEGCLLSFATEKESDCDTYKSLVGILHKDLESFVQDDPGVHLALHSGKKDERAEVKKSGDQRCTCCGEPLKMKPSSRSKNGQKSGKCTSPIAQAPAPSPRGPFVTLRNEEASNLMLPHIRYTELKFNPDAGSDIPGHDASSNAQLPDNQGTFEMKIASVPLLTESDDTGEAIRTPPFARGNRFFGIPLTDSANSSPRVGLKQLRKSMLDKVDFASEPSDGSIASEDSILSHLKRQVRLDRKSLMAMYMELDEERSASAVAANNAMAMITRLQAEKAAVQMEALQYQRMMEEQAEYDQEALQEISNLLAKREEDIKLLETELEAYREKYGCLEGFEVRKNRTADKDCQEPKPQTYSFSDGGSECGSHSPSVNGGETVGDIAQDHIILDSLQEEIGSSDSPEEKI, via the exons ATGGCGAAGCGATCATTCAAGTGTTTTGTGGAGCAGGAGCTGGGAAAGTTCCCGCTCTTCGTGATCTACGCCATGCTCGAATGGTTGCTCATCATCATGCTGTTCGTCGACGGGTTAGTGGCGTTCGCCGCCAATGAATTCGCCAGGTTCTTCGAGATGCGGGTTCCTTGCCTTCTCTGCACGAGGATCGATCACGTGCTGGTCCGGAGGACTCCTGATTTCTACTACAACGACTCCGTGTGCGAAGCGCACAAGAAGGAAGTGTCGTCCCTCGCGTACTGTCACGTCCACAAGAGATTGTCCGACATCAGGAAGATGTGCGAGGggtgtcttctttcttttgcgaCCGAGAAGGAATCCGACTGCGATACCTACAAGTCCCTCGTGGGCATATTGCATAAGGATCTCGAAAGCTTCGTTCAGGATGATCCCGGGGTTCATTTGGCATTGCATTCAGGAAAGAAGGATGAGAGGGCTGAGGTCAAGAAGAGCGGTGATCAACGGTGCACATGCTGTGGAGAGCCGCTCAAAATGAAGCCGTCTTCGCGTTCGAAGAATGGCCAGAAATCTGGAAAGTGCACTAGCCCGATCGCGCAAGCTCCCGCTCCATCTCCAAGAGGACCCTTCGTGACATTGAGGAATGAGGAGGCGTCTAACTTGATGTTGCCTCATATCCGTTACACAGAACTAAAATTCAACCCTGATGCTGGATCCGACATTCCTGGCCACGATGCGAGCTCGAATGCGCAACTTCCTGACAACCAAG GTACATTTGAGATGAAAATCGCTTCGGTGCCATTGCTCACTGAGAGCGATGACACTGGTGAAGCAATCAGAACCCCTCCCTTTGCGAGGGGAAACAGGTTCTTTGGCATCCCACTTACTGATTCAGCTAACTCGAGCCCGAGGGTTGGTTTGAAACAGTTAAGGAAATCGATGCTTGACAAGGTAGATTTTGCTTCTGAGCCCAGTGACGGCAGCATAGCAAGTGAAGACTCTATTTTGAGCCATTTAAAGAGGCAGGTTCGCTTGGACCGCAAGTCGCTGATGGCCATGTACATGGAGCTAGACGAGGAAAGAAGCGCCTCAGCTGTCGCTGCCAACAATGCGATGGCCATGATCACACGGTTACAAGCAGAGAAGGCGGCCGTCCAAATGGAGGCCTTGCAGTACCAGAGAATGATGGAGGAGCAGGCAGAATACGACCAAGAAGCCCTTCAAGAGATCAGTAACTTGCTTGCTAAGAGAGAGGAAGACATCAAATTATTGGAGACCGAACTTGAAGCGTACAGAGAGAAGTACGGATGCTTGGAGGGTTTTGAAGTTCGTAAGAACAGAACAGCAGACAAGGATTGCCAGGAGCCAAAGCCTCAGACCTATTCGTTCTCCGACGGGGGTTCCGAATGTGGAAGCCACTCTCCTAGTGTCAACGGAGGAGAAACCGTTGGGGATATTGCACAAGATCACATCATCCTTGATTCGTTGCAGGAGGAAATAGGTAGCAGTGACTCTCCAGAAGAAAAGATTTGA
- the LOC104418728 gene encoding polynucleotide 5'-hydroxyl-kinase NOL9 isoform X2 produces MAEAEAPSPAIYIPEEWSEAAAAIARGSSAAASPPPVALICGAKNCGKTTFSRHLLNVLLRRYKRVAYLDTDVGQPEFTPPGFLSLTIVDKLTPDLTIPCLKTPERCFFFGDVSAKRDPAAYLKCIYALYDYLREGHRSLNSKEDPAIVGLPLVVNTPGWVKGVGFDVLVKTLRYISPTHVVKINISAESKNLPPGHFWLDEDYDESVHLIEIKSARQDSFNRSVLTQKDARLLRDMRITAYFRQCFPSSSNITKIKELAHALASHPPYEVPISAIKIKHLHCQVPSTDVFYSLNASIVGLAISSNEPDDLPSSVGLGIVRGIDLLKGSIYVITPVPLKMLEKVDLFLQGFIQIPTSLLQVQGYMSPYMSTDVLPTS; encoded by the exons ATGGCGGAAGCGGAAGCCCCCTCGCCGGCCATATACATACCCGAGGAGTGGTCggaggccgccgccgccatcgcccgcggctcctccgccgccgcctcgccgccgccggtcgctcTCATCTGCGGCGCCAAGAACTGCGGCAAGACCACCTTCTCCCGCCACCTCCTCAACGTCCTCCTCCGCAG ATATAAAAGAGTAGCTTATTTGGATACGGATGTTGGGCAGCCAGAATTCACTCCCCCTGGGTTTCTCTCTCTTACCATAGTTGACAAACTGACACCAG ATTTGACAATTCCCTGCTTGAAGACACCTGAGAG ATGCTTTTTCTTTGGAGATGTTTCTGCAAAAAGGGATCCTGCAGCATATTTGAAGTGTATATATGCTCTCTATGATTACTTACGTGAGGGGCACCGGAGTTTGAACAGCAAAGAAGACCCTGCCATAGTTGGATTGCCCCTTGTCGTCAATACGCCCGGCTGGGTCAAAG GTGTTGGTTTTGATGTACTGGTCAAGACGTTGAGATATATCTCTCCTACACACGTAGTTAAAATAAACATCTCGGCTGAGAGCAAGAATCTACCACCTGGGCATTTCTGGTTAGATGAGGATTACGACGAAAGTGTTCATTTAATAGAGATCAAGTCGGCTCGGCAGGATTCTTTCAATAGATC GGTTCTCACACAAAAAGATGCACGGCTTTTACGAGATATGAGGATAACTGCTTATTTCAGGCAGTGCTTCCCCAGTAGCTCAAATATTACCAAAATAAAGGAACTTGCACATGCATTGGCCTCTCATCCCCCTTATGAAGTTCCAATTTCTGCCATCAAGATAAAGCATCTACACTGCCAG GTCCCAAGTACTGATGTATTTTATAGCTTGAATGCATCCATTGTCGGCTTGGCAATTAGCTCCAACGAACCTGATGATTTGCCTTCTTCTGTAGGTCTTG GTATCGTAAGAGGTATTGACTTGTTGAAAGGATCTATTTATGTGATCACCCCTGTTCCTTTGAAGATGCTGGAGAAGGTTGATCTATTTCTGCAGGGCTTCATTCAAATACCTACGAGTCTGTTGCAG GTACAAGGATACATGTCCCCATACATGTCTACAGATGTTTTACCCACAAGCTAG